One Brevibacillus choshinensis genomic window carries:
- a CDS encoding ABC transporter substrate-binding protein encodes MMRMSRFATSLLLVLSLATGCSTADSSKQQASANPGGNSVSPTGEQITLRLFHRWPRDPDKTYFEQVVKDFEKENPNIHIETEAVLNDAYKEKISVLLGTNNPPDIYFSWSGEYAYKFVRGGKALDLTNYAQQDKAWSEQLMASQLVPFSLDNKLYGVPLTIDGKTFFYNKEIFSKLNLQVPKTWSEFIAVLQAIKDNGYTPITFGNKAPWASSHYIGTLNQRMVDEGTREKDYNRSTGTFEDPGYVEALKKLQELVPYFNKDVNGLDHEFARQMFIDQKAAILYAETAEVRLVEPKTKFQWGFLDFPAIEGGKGNPNYLTGAPEGFMVSSTTKHPDEAVKFLKYLTSKAQAEKFVKDVGKYSAVQGAVNENTATPLGIEAVKRVTSAEGLALWLDTDLDIKIVDAYLAGTQQMFNGEKTPEDVMQDVRKAAQLVREQAK; translated from the coding sequence ATGATGAGGATGTCCAGATTCGCGACTAGTTTACTGCTCGTTCTTTCTCTCGCAACAGGATGTTCCACTGCTGATTCATCCAAACAGCAAGCTTCTGCAAACCCTGGAGGAAATTCGGTTTCGCCCACGGGTGAGCAGATCACACTTCGCCTGTTCCATCGCTGGCCCAGAGACCCAGACAAAACTTACTTTGAGCAAGTGGTCAAGGATTTTGAAAAGGAAAATCCAAACATCCACATCGAAACCGAAGCAGTGCTCAACGACGCCTACAAAGAAAAAATCAGCGTCCTGCTAGGAACGAATAACCCCCCCGACATCTATTTTTCCTGGAGCGGCGAATATGCTTACAAATTCGTTCGCGGCGGAAAGGCTCTGGATTTGACAAACTATGCCCAGCAGGACAAAGCATGGTCTGAACAGCTGATGGCATCACAGCTCGTGCCATTCAGCCTGGATAACAAGCTGTATGGCGTACCGCTTACGATCGACGGTAAGACGTTTTTCTACAATAAAGAGATTTTCTCCAAGCTGAATCTGCAAGTACCGAAGACATGGTCGGAGTTCATCGCCGTCCTGCAAGCGATCAAAGATAACGGATACACCCCCATCACTTTTGGCAACAAAGCACCGTGGGCATCCTCCCACTATATCGGGACACTGAATCAGCGCATGGTGGACGAGGGCACACGAGAAAAAGATTACAACCGCTCGACCGGAACATTTGAAGACCCGGGCTATGTGGAAGCACTGAAAAAATTGCAGGAGCTCGTCCCCTACTTCAACAAAGATGTCAATGGACTGGACCACGAGTTTGCCAGACAGATGTTCATCGATCAAAAAGCCGCAATCCTCTATGCCGAAACAGCGGAAGTCCGTCTAGTTGAGCCAAAGACCAAGTTCCAGTGGGGCTTCCTCGACTTTCCGGCTATCGAGGGCGGCAAAGGGAATCCAAACTATTTGACCGGAGCACCTGAAGGCTTCATGGTATCCTCGACTACCAAGCACCCCGATGAAGCAGTCAAGTTCCTGAAGTATTTGACTTCGAAAGCTCAAGCCGAAAAATTCGTGAAAGATGTCGGCAAGTACAGCGCGGTCCAAGGCGCAGTCAACGAGAATACCGCTACCCCGCTAGGGATTGAGGCGGTGAAGCGTGTCACCAGTGCGGAAGGATTAGCCTTGTGGCTGGATACCGACCTGGACATCAAGATCGTCGACGCTTACCTGGCGGGTACCCAACAGATGTTCAATGGTGAAAAAACACCTGAAGATGTCATGCAAGACGTGCGAAAGGCAGCCCAGCTAGTGCGGGAACAGGCCAAGTAA
- a CDS encoding glycoside hydrolase family 3 protein: MRVGRKKVSVVLFVLALLLSQSFFSQGVLKTDAQEQTEVVDLIISLNTPEAELGVTGDTLQLQALHVYRDGHFEKASKGLTWKTSNKNVASVDEQGTVQFANHPGRTFISVTDGTFEDRIAFDYKDRGEQKVTVSKQKGERYQIIDKAISGMTLEEKVGQMMMPDFRKWNGKDVTSMLPEIEALVKKYKVGGVILFRENVVNTEQTIRLVHDYQLAAQKYGLMVTIDQEGGIVTRLQQGTDMPGNMALGATRSEELAFKVGDVIGRELAALGINTNFAPDMDVNNNPDNPVIGVRSFGGDPQLVSDLGVAYIKGLQQNGIAATAKHFPGHGDTAVDSHLGLPEVPHDKDRLSKVELYPFQKAMEAGVDAIMTAHVTFPKIDDTKVISKKDGTEIALPATLSQKVITGLIRDELGFDGVVSTDAMNMQAIADHFGPVDAAIRAVKAGVDIVLMPIGLEEVTTGVLQAVKNGEISEERIEQSVKRILTLKVKRGIFKAENPEGVDGQIERGKSVIGSAENKQVEAEAAARSVTMVKNSGVLPLKLEEDKKIVVIGTTYVDNLAGAVKKHHANTSTIQIATEALSDEQRKQVEEADAVIIGSYTFDVKGRSPENALMSIYNQLIQNNDKPVIGVGIRNPYDIMAYPEVDAYLAQYGFRNASFSATADILFGKSKPTGKLPVTIPDGKGGALYEYGYGLSYEP, encoded by the coding sequence ATGAGAGTTGGGAGAAAGAAAGTCAGCGTCGTCCTATTCGTACTTGCTTTGCTGCTCAGCCAGTCCTTTTTTTCGCAGGGCGTCTTGAAAACAGATGCACAAGAACAGACAGAGGTGGTCGATTTGATCATCAGCCTGAACACTCCCGAAGCTGAATTGGGCGTGACAGGCGACACCCTCCAGCTGCAAGCGCTCCATGTATACCGGGACGGTCATTTTGAAAAAGCCTCCAAAGGCTTGACATGGAAAACATCCAACAAGAATGTGGCTTCGGTCGATGAACAGGGCACCGTGCAGTTTGCCAATCATCCCGGCAGAACCTTCATCTCCGTTACCGACGGCACGTTCGAGGACCGAATCGCTTTCGATTACAAAGACAGAGGGGAACAGAAGGTAACGGTATCCAAGCAAAAAGGGGAGCGCTACCAAATCATCGACAAAGCGATCTCTGGCATGACTTTGGAAGAAAAAGTGGGGCAGATGATGATGCCCGATTTCCGCAAATGGAACGGCAAGGACGTCACGAGCATGCTCCCGGAAATCGAGGCTCTCGTCAAGAAATACAAAGTAGGCGGAGTGATTTTGTTCCGGGAAAACGTGGTGAACACAGAGCAGACGATTCGCCTGGTCCATGATTATCAGCTGGCGGCTCAAAAATACGGCCTCATGGTTACGATTGACCAGGAGGGCGGGATCGTCACTCGATTGCAGCAGGGAACAGACATGCCGGGCAACATGGCGCTGGGCGCTACGCGTTCGGAGGAGCTGGCATTCAAGGTAGGAGACGTCATCGGCAGAGAACTGGCTGCCCTTGGGATCAACACCAACTTTGCTCCTGACATGGATGTGAACAATAATCCGGACAACCCGGTTATCGGCGTCAGGTCGTTTGGGGGAGATCCTCAGCTGGTCAGCGACTTGGGAGTCGCCTACATCAAAGGGCTGCAGCAAAACGGGATCGCTGCCACCGCCAAGCACTTTCCCGGCCACGGTGATACAGCGGTCGATTCTCATCTGGGATTGCCGGAAGTCCCCCACGACAAAGACCGTCTCTCAAAAGTAGAGCTCTATCCTTTCCAAAAAGCGATGGAGGCGGGCGTGGACGCGATCATGACCGCACACGTCACCTTCCCGAAAATCGATGACACCAAAGTGATTTCGAAAAAAGACGGCACAGAGATTGCGCTGCCTGCCACGCTGTCACAAAAGGTCATCACAGGCTTGATCCGCGACGAACTCGGCTTCGATGGGGTGGTATCGACTGATGCCATGAATATGCAGGCGATCGCCGATCATTTCGGTCCGGTCGATGCGGCGATTCGAGCCGTGAAGGCAGGCGTCGATATCGTGCTGATGCCGATCGGATTGGAGGAAGTGACTACGGGTGTCCTGCAAGCCGTGAAAAATGGAGAGATCAGTGAAGAGAGGATTGAACAATCCGTCAAACGCATCCTGACGCTGAAGGTGAAGCGGGGGATCTTTAAAGCGGAAAATCCGGAGGGAGTAGACGGGCAAATCGAGCGAGGGAAGTCAGTCATCGGCTCAGCAGAGAACAAGCAGGTGGAAGCCGAAGCAGCTGCCCGTTCCGTTACTATGGTCAAAAACAGCGGCGTGCTGCCGCTGAAACTCGAGGAAGACAAAAAAATTGTGGTGATTGGGACTACCTATGTCGACAACCTGGCAGGTGCCGTGAAAAAACACCATGCCAATACATCGACCATCCAAATTGCCACCGAGGCACTCAGTGACGAGCAAAGGAAGCAGGTAGAAGAGGCTGACGCCGTGATCATTGGTTCCTATACATTCGATGTCAAAGGCAGATCGCCCGAGAATGCACTGATGAGCATTTACAACCAACTGATCCAAAACAACGACAAGCCCGTGATCGGTGTCGGCATCCGCAATCCGTATGACATCATGGCTTATCCGGAAGTGGATGCTTATCTCGCTCAGTATGGTTTTCGAAATGCCAGCTTTTCTGCAACGGCAGACATCCTGTTTGGCAAAAGCAAACCAACCGGAAAGCTGCCAGTCACCATTCCGGACGGCAAGGGAGGAGCCCTCTACGAATATGGCTATGGTTTGTCGTACGAACCATAA
- a CDS encoding GntR family transcriptional regulator, which yields MKLNNASLKPLYIQLMEVLKEDVNRGVYKVGQQLPPEGELCEMYGVSRITTRRAITELVEAGILQRQQGKGTFVTASKLKRELIAVNGFSEFLTQTGKMPQPRIISTTILEVDEAIAAPLQIPPGTSTLQLKRLHYVNDTPLVWETVYYPLTRFPDLEKHIAESISTYQVLKKYYDIQPASNLKTLNVIMATQEEAQLLRCSIGSPLYQIDKVAYDEQGTPFHSSSSLIPTDRVTFTINTGQNRSN from the coding sequence ATGAAATTAAATAACGCTAGCCTCAAGCCGCTATACATCCAGCTGATGGAAGTCCTAAAGGAAGATGTGAATCGGGGTGTATACAAAGTAGGTCAGCAGCTCCCTCCTGAAGGTGAGCTGTGCGAGATGTACGGTGTGAGCCGAATCACGACACGCAGGGCGATCACTGAGCTGGTCGAGGCCGGAATCTTGCAGCGCCAGCAAGGAAAAGGGACCTTCGTTACGGCAAGCAAGCTGAAACGCGAGCTGATAGCAGTCAACGGCTTTTCTGAATTTCTTACGCAGACCGGCAAAATGCCCCAGCCAAGGATCATTTCTACCACCATCCTCGAAGTGGACGAAGCGATCGCTGCTCCCCTGCAGATTCCACCCGGGACTTCCACCCTTCAGCTGAAGCGGCTCCATTACGTGAATGATACCCCGCTGGTATGGGAAACCGTTTATTATCCATTGACCCGATTTCCTGATCTGGAAAAGCATATTGCCGAATCGATTTCTACCTATCAGGTCCTGAAAAAATACTATGATATCCAACCAGCTTCCAATCTGAAGACATTGAACGTCATCATGGCCACGCAGGAGGAAGCACAACTGCTGCGCTGCTCCATCGGTAGCCCCCTCTACCAAATCGACAAGGTTGCCTACGATGAACAGGGCACCCCCTTTCATTCCTCCAGTTCCCTTATCCCCACGGATCGCGTCACATTTACCATCAATACCGGACAAAACCGCAGCAACTGA
- a CDS encoding SIS domain-containing protein: MLHPQVQQALDAISSRPIENVFLVACGGSSALMYPSKYWLDREAKTIASDLYSSNEFIHRNPATLGSKSLVILCSHSGNTPETAEAAKFARSKGALTVSLTHEPASPLAEESEHIITYSYGPEAPAFETNYSIMYQLVTGLLYVKEENAKFHRFIQSLQNLQTAYDRAKIQFADKAKEFAATYKDEKIIYTMASGANFGVAYSFAICILMEMQWIHSHAIHAGEYFHGPFEILDKYVPIIQLLGLDETRPLEERALHFSRQYGEKLIVLDAKEFDLSGMDDELKGYIAPLVLNYVLRQFANELADARNHPLSTRRYMWKVPY, translated from the coding sequence ATGTTACACCCACAAGTTCAGCAGGCTTTGGATGCCATCAGTTCCCGCCCGATCGAAAATGTATTTCTCGTCGCATGCGGCGGCTCCTCCGCATTGATGTACCCAAGTAAATATTGGCTGGACCGCGAAGCCAAAACCATTGCCTCGGACCTTTACAGTTCCAATGAGTTCATTCACCGCAACCCAGCCACGCTCGGTTCGAAGTCCCTGGTCATCCTTTGCTCTCATTCCGGCAACACACCGGAGACGGCCGAAGCGGCAAAGTTTGCACGCAGTAAAGGCGCCCTCACCGTTTCCTTGACCCATGAGCCGGCCTCACCCTTGGCCGAAGAGTCGGAACACATCATCACTTACAGCTATGGTCCAGAGGCACCCGCCTTTGAAACCAACTACTCCATCATGTATCAGCTGGTGACGGGCCTCCTTTACGTAAAAGAAGAAAATGCAAAATTCCACCGCTTTATTCAGTCTTTGCAAAACTTGCAAACCGCCTACGATCGGGCGAAAATCCAATTTGCAGACAAGGCGAAAGAATTCGCAGCAACCTACAAGGACGAGAAAATCATCTACACCATGGCGAGCGGAGCCAACTTCGGAGTAGCTTACTCCTTTGCGATCTGCATCCTGATGGAAATGCAATGGATCCACTCCCACGCCATCCACGCAGGTGAATATTTCCATGGTCCCTTTGAAATTCTCGACAAGTACGTGCCGATCATCCAATTGCTTGGGCTGGATGAAACGCGCCCATTGGAAGAACGCGCCTTGCATTTCAGCCGACAATACGGCGAAAAGCTTATCGTTCTCGATGCCAAAGAATTTGATTTGTCCGGAATGGATGACGAGCTGAAAGGCTACATCGCTCCCCTTGTCTTGAACTACGTCCTGCGCCAGTTTGCCAACGAACTTGCTGATGCCCGCAATCACCCACTCTCAACAAGACGTTACATGTGGAAGGTCCCCTACTAA
- a CDS encoding DJ-1/PfpI family protein, with protein sequence MKKWLLRFVLYLSIFLIFVGGIGVWGAVHSRADWLSVRDTPAPSLSGVNTPTYHPNKPTVAVVLGNPMTEVFDFVVPYEMFAMTDAYNVYAVAPDNKVTALTGGLDLVPHYSFKEMDRLLGKSPDLIVIPYMPMDDQEKYRPVREWIQKHAKTKILSICSGSRNLADAGLLEGKTSTIHWRIVNQVKKAYPATNWIRDQRFVQDGNITSSAGLTSGIDAVLHVISQQVGETMAMKVAKEMNYPSYHFVNNPKVVPYDIDQTEAIYYVNLAFQFMKEKVGVLLYDGMEESALTSVFDTYAPLGTTKLFTISNGDGIIVTKHHLNLIARYQVNHAPTIERLLVTGTQPPALSKELGNGVEPTYIHRDRPDRFAFDATLEDLAQQEDVLTAKWAAKRLEYRADHVKFEGKPVPLEAILTLSLIGIVGLLTAFLLDRRFVSKRVQK encoded by the coding sequence TTGAAGAAATGGTTGCTGCGATTCGTACTTTACCTATCGATCTTCCTCATATTTGTTGGGGGAATTGGAGTATGGGGAGCTGTTCATTCACGTGCCGATTGGCTATCTGTACGAGACACACCGGCACCTTCTTTATCGGGTGTAAATACCCCTACCTATCATCCGAACAAGCCGACAGTGGCGGTCGTATTGGGAAATCCAATGACGGAGGTGTTTGATTTTGTAGTCCCTTATGAAATGTTCGCCATGACAGATGCTTATAATGTGTATGCAGTGGCACCTGACAACAAAGTTACAGCATTAACCGGAGGCCTGGATCTAGTCCCGCACTATTCATTCAAAGAAATGGATCGGTTGCTGGGAAAGAGTCCCGACCTTATCGTGATTCCGTACATGCCAATGGACGATCAAGAGAAGTATCGCCCAGTCCGAGAGTGGATCCAAAAGCATGCGAAAACCAAGATCCTGAGCATTTGTTCGGGATCAAGAAATCTTGCCGACGCGGGATTACTAGAAGGGAAAACTTCAACTATTCATTGGCGAATCGTGAACCAGGTGAAAAAGGCATATCCAGCTACCAACTGGATCAGAGATCAACGGTTTGTTCAAGATGGAAACATTACATCATCTGCTGGACTCACATCAGGAATCGATGCTGTTCTCCATGTCATTTCGCAGCAAGTAGGCGAAACTATGGCCATGAAAGTAGCGAAGGAAATGAACTACCCTTCTTATCACTTTGTCAATAATCCGAAGGTAGTTCCTTATGATATCGATCAGACAGAAGCGATTTATTACGTAAATCTAGCGTTTCAATTCATGAAGGAAAAGGTAGGTGTGCTTCTGTATGACGGGATGGAGGAAAGTGCGCTGACCTCGGTATTTGACACCTATGCCCCTCTAGGGACGACGAAGCTGTTTACCATTTCGAACGGCGATGGAATCATCGTGACCAAGCATCACCTGAACCTGATTGCCCGATACCAGGTCAACCATGCTCCAACCATAGAGCGATTGCTTGTTACAGGAACGCAGCCACCCGCGCTGTCGAAGGAGCTGGGGAATGGGGTGGAACCAACGTACATTCATCGTGACAGACCCGACAGATTTGCATTCGATGCAACACTTGAAGATTTAGCTCAGCAAGAAGATGTTCTGACTGCTAAATGGGCGGCCAAACGACTGGAATATCGTGCCGATCATGTAAAGTTCGAAGGCAAGCCGGTTCCCCTGGAAGCGATCCTCACGTTGTCCCTCATTGGCATCGTCGGCTTGCTAACAGCCTTTCTTCTTGATAGGCGGTTCGTCTCCAAAAGGGTACAGAAATAA
- a CDS encoding PfkB family carbohydrate kinase: MAMRLIAIGDNVVDYYKDRGEIFPGGNALNVAVLGKRYQAAVSSYIGIIGNDRAAEHVKQTLLLENIDISRLRQAFGPNGEAVVSLNAEGDRVFVGSNAGGVQAYMGLRLNQQDKEYIASHDLMHTSIYSNLEHELPGLHKKIPISFDFSTRWTDSYLQRVCPYIEYGFFSGSDLTEDECHQLIHRVHSLGTKVVGVTRGAEGAIFSEEGRLYRQHITETVVVDTLGAGDSFIAMFLMQYHQKHDMEDALRQASVAAAKTCGHYGAFGYGVPKVG, from the coding sequence ATGGCGATGAGACTGATTGCGATTGGCGATAATGTTGTGGATTACTACAAAGACCGCGGCGAAATCTTTCCAGGAGGCAATGCGTTGAATGTGGCGGTGCTGGGCAAGCGCTATCAAGCTGCCGTTTCCTCCTATATCGGCATCATTGGTAATGATCGCGCCGCAGAGCATGTGAAACAAACCTTGCTTTTGGAGAACATCGATATTTCAAGGCTAAGGCAAGCCTTTGGCCCCAATGGAGAGGCGGTCGTTTCTCTCAATGCAGAGGGGGATCGCGTGTTTGTGGGTTCGAACGCTGGCGGGGTGCAGGCGTACATGGGGCTTCGGCTGAACCAGCAGGATAAGGAATACATCGCTTCGCACGATCTGATGCACACAAGCATATACAGCAACCTGGAACATGAGCTTCCCGGGTTGCACAAGAAGATTCCCATCTCGTTTGATTTTTCGACTCGTTGGACGGACTCTTATTTGCAGCGGGTATGCCCCTACATCGAATATGGGTTTTTCTCGGGAAGTGATCTGACGGAAGACGAGTGTCACCAATTGATCCATCGCGTGCATTCCTTGGGAACGAAAGTTGTCGGCGTAACCCGAGGCGCCGAGGGAGCGATTTTCTCTGAAGAAGGAAGGCTGTATCGGCAGCATATAACGGAGACGGTGGTCGTGGACACGCTTGGCGCAGGCGATTCTTTCATCGCGATGTTTTTAATGCAGTATCACCAGAAGCATGATATGGAAGATGCGCTGCGGCAAGCGTCTGTCGCAGCAGCCAAGACGTGCGGCCACTACGGCGCTTTCGGCTACGGCGTCCCCAAAGTCGGTTAA
- a CDS encoding carbohydrate ABC transporter permease, with product MLQRKYTGYLYVLPCFLMILIFIYFPIVQNIEYSLFEWSSFSPDKTFVGLAQYVQLFHDPIFYKALANNIYYAVISMIFQVFGGLVLAAVLEDKVFRKISPVFRTVFFMPVIISITVIALLFDFIYHPQVGLLNGFLSAIGLESWTRAWVGDSATAIFAAIAVSQWQSVGYIMMLFIVAIQKIPQELYEAAEIDGASKIQMFFHVTVPQVREMTFVTSTITLAGAFTVFNEVYILTGGGPGHASEVLGTYLYQSAFINDQMGYASTIANVILAITLVISLIQMKLSKTGEE from the coding sequence ATGCTCCAGCGCAAATATACCGGATACTTGTATGTTCTTCCATGCTTTCTCATGATCCTCATCTTCATCTACTTTCCGATCGTTCAAAACATCGAGTACAGTCTGTTCGAGTGGAGCTCCTTCTCCCCGGACAAGACGTTCGTCGGACTGGCACAGTACGTACAGCTGTTTCACGACCCGATCTTTTACAAGGCTTTAGCAAACAACATCTATTACGCCGTCATCTCCATGATCTTTCAAGTATTCGGCGGGCTCGTCTTGGCAGCCGTTCTCGAAGATAAAGTCTTCCGAAAAATCTCCCCGGTCTTTCGCACCGTTTTCTTTATGCCTGTAATCATTTCCATCACGGTGATCGCTCTCTTGTTCGACTTTATTTATCATCCGCAGGTCGGCCTGCTAAACGGATTTTTGTCAGCCATTGGGCTTGAGAGCTGGACAAGGGCGTGGGTAGGTGATTCCGCGACGGCCATTTTCGCAGCGATCGCCGTATCCCAATGGCAGAGCGTCGGCTATATTATGATGCTGTTCATCGTGGCGATCCAGAAAATCCCACAAGAGCTGTATGAGGCAGCCGAAATTGACGGCGCCAGCAAAATACAAATGTTTTTCCATGTCACGGTCCCACAGGTGAGGGAGATGACGTTTGTTACCTCCACCATCACATTGGCTGGCGCGTTTACGGTTTTCAACGAGGTCTACATTCTCACGGGCGGCGGTCCCGGCCATGCTTCCGAGGTACTGGGAACCTACCTCTACCAATCCGCTTTCATCAATGACCAGATGGGGTACGCCTCCACCATTGCGAACGTCATTTTGGCCATTACCCTCGTTATTTCGCTCATCCAAATGAAACTATCCAAAACAGGAGAGGAGTAA
- a CDS encoding IS110 family transposase: MSFKNQLSRLEKHIEEISATLPEVELLKTIPGIGDKLAATIIAEIGDARQFTSPKQLVAYAGLDPGVYSSGKYTATSNRITKRGSKRLRRALYLAVQCGLRRGINSRIKQYYDKKRKEGKSYKVVVIACANKLLHHIYSILNKDEPYQI; the protein is encoded by the coding sequence TTGAGTTTCAAAAACCAATTAAGTAGGCTGGAAAAACACATCGAGGAGATATCGGCGACTTTACCGGAAGTGGAACTACTGAAGACCATTCCAGGAATAGGTGACAAACTTGCAGCAACGATCATAGCCGAGATCGGAGATGCCCGTCAATTTACGAGTCCTAAACAGCTTGTTGCTTACGCCGGCCTTGATCCTGGTGTATATAGTTCGGGTAAGTATACAGCGACTAGTAACCGGATAACGAAACGAGGATCCAAAAGACTTCGAAGAGCGCTATATTTAGCAGTTCAATGTGGACTAAGGCGCGGAATAAATAGCAGAATAAAGCAATATTACGATAAAAAAAGAAAAGAGGGCAAGTCCTACAAGGTGGTTGTGATTGCTTGCGCCAACAAGCTACTTCATCACATCTACTCCATCCTTAATAAAGACGAACCCTACCAAATCTAA
- a CDS encoding carbohydrate ABC transporter permease — MEKNMETISEQSAAPLLPLAKKKSAPPIGTYTLLLVLLLYFVAIAYPLFWMVMNSLKDSSEIFSDSWKFPTQWLFENYVTAWEQGISDYFLNSVIVTSVTCFLTVFLSALGAYGLTQFQFRGKNLILIMILGGLMLSPQVSLIPLYKLIQALGLFNTYWALIIPYVAYRLPFTILLIRAHFLTIPKEIEEAAYLDGCSSFGVFTRVFLPLSTPILLTSTLLTAYFSWNEFLFSIIFIDDNKLKTIPSGLMAFRDMLQTDWGVLLAGLTISALPIILLFLFMQKYFVRGLTSGGIKG, encoded by the coding sequence ATGGAGAAAAATATGGAAACGATTTCAGAGCAAAGTGCTGCTCCCCTCCTTCCCCTGGCAAAGAAAAAGAGTGCTCCTCCGATTGGCACCTACACCCTGTTGCTCGTCTTGCTTCTGTACTTTGTCGCCATCGCCTACCCGCTCTTTTGGATGGTCATGAATTCTCTCAAGGATTCTTCCGAAATCTTCAGCGACAGCTGGAAGTTTCCGACACAGTGGCTGTTCGAGAATTACGTGACAGCCTGGGAGCAGGGAATCTCGGACTACTTTCTGAACAGTGTCATCGTCACCTCTGTCACCTGCTTTCTCACTGTTTTTCTAAGCGCTCTGGGGGCATACGGTCTCACTCAGTTCCAGTTTCGGGGCAAGAATCTTATCCTGATTATGATTCTTGGCGGACTGATGCTGTCGCCGCAGGTCAGCTTGATCCCGCTCTACAAACTCATCCAAGCCCTAGGATTATTCAATACGTACTGGGCCTTGATCATCCCCTATGTGGCGTACCGTCTTCCCTTTACGATCCTGCTGATCCGCGCTCACTTCTTGACCATCCCAAAAGAAATCGAGGAGGCGGCTTACCTCGACGGATGCAGCAGCTTCGGCGTCTTCACGCGGGTCTTTCTGCCGCTCAGCACACCCATCCTGCTCACTTCCACCCTACTCACCGCATACTTTTCCTGGAACGAATTTCTGTTCTCGATCATCTTCATCGACGACAACAAGCTAAAAACCATCCCCTCTGGATTAATGGCTTTCCGGGACATGCTGCAAACGGATTGGGGCGTTCTGCTGGCAGGTCTGACCATCTCCGCCCTTCCCATCATCCTCCTCTTTCTGTTCATGCAAAAATACTTTGTCAGAGGTCTCACGAGCGGCGGCATAAAAGGATAA
- a CDS encoding tyrosine-protein phosphatase, with translation MYRVRKEVDLPFEKLSNFRDIGGLKTEDGRNMKTGMLYRSDDISRITEHDLERLIEYKIKVICDLRTPNEHQSKHSHILSHGQFRVFNIPLHLQETGASKRQWFNFFFGKSGDEHFKKFSRAYYHHMAVESTFQIKEIITLVSREENLPALIHCTAGKDRTGYISAVIQLLAGVPYESVVQDYLLTNEYYKSRLESVIKMMRWMTLFQVTPERMKLILMANREYLDEVYRGLMETYGSIELYLNKACGIELCTLRKCKELLLE, from the coding sequence TTGTATCGAGTAAGGAAAGAGGTTGACCTGCCATTTGAGAAACTATCCAATTTTAGGGACATCGGTGGTCTGAAAACGGAAGATGGCCGGAATATGAAAACGGGAATGTTATATCGTTCTGATGATATATCCCGGATAACTGAACATGATCTAGAACGACTGATTGAATACAAAATAAAAGTCATCTGCGATCTCCGTACGCCTAACGAGCACCAATCCAAACACTCTCACATCCTGTCGCACGGACAATTTCGTGTTTTCAATATTCCCCTTCATCTGCAGGAAACGGGAGCAAGTAAACGCCAATGGTTCAACTTCTTCTTTGGGAAATCAGGTGATGAACATTTCAAAAAGTTCAGCAGAGCCTATTATCATCACATGGCAGTTGAAAGCACTTTCCAGATAAAAGAAATCATTACCCTAGTCTCCCGTGAAGAAAATCTCCCTGCATTGATTCACTGTACGGCGGGCAAAGACCGAACGGGATATATTTCTGCGGTGATCCAGCTGCTCGCCGGAGTCCCCTATGAAAGCGTCGTTCAGGATTACCTCTTGACGAATGAGTACTACAAATCACGTTTGGAGTCAGTCATCAAGATGATGAGATGGATGACTTTATTTCAGGTTACTCCCGAGCGGATGAAGCTCATTTTGATGGCGAATCGGGAATATCTGGATGAAGTGTATCGTGGCCTTATGGAAACGTACGGTTCCATTGAATTGTACCTGAACAAGGCTTGCGGGATCGAGCTTTGCACACTGCGAAAGTGTAAAGAACTGCTTCTTGAATAG